Sequence from the Leucoraja erinacea ecotype New England unplaced genomic scaffold, Leri_hhj_1 Leri_213S, whole genome shotgun sequence genome:
CCGGAATTAACCAGCCGCCGAGGACAGAAATTTCTCCCCAGCTCGGACCTCAGTGGCGAATGTTCATCCTGAGGTTGACGCCCATTTCCATATCCCCGCCGTTGTAAAGAGTCTTTCACCCCAATCCCTTCCAGCGTCGCTTTTTACGTCTCTCATTCCTCCAAAACCTATTGGGCACGGGTCCCTCTTGCTTTACCCCACCACAGGACCCAGGCTCAGAGTGGATGTCCATGTGCTGAATGTGATCCACACTGCCCCAGGGTATGTTTATCCCGTTGCAGGCTCGGAGACTAAAACCACACACAGCCCTCCATGCTTGGTCTTATAGAGGGCCCGGGGTTGCCATCTCTCCTCTTGGGATTTGACGTGAGCGCTGTTTCTCTCTGGGAAGGGCCGTCGCCTGAGACACGAATTGCTCTAGGGTGCTGGATCTCAGAAAGAGTCACTAACCTCTCTCAGCATGAAACTCAGAATATGTTAGTTACAGGAAGCATCTCTCTTGACCTCTGCGACTACTGACCAGAAGAACACTGAGCCAAACACACGCAGTCAAACAAAGTTCCTTTATTGTGCAATAGAGTTAACGGAGGCACGCTCGCAGAGAATGGCGCTTATCAGCGGTTTATACAATCTGTAGAATCCTCAGATGAGAGGACCGTTTATTTCACGATCCCAAAGGCCCCGTTGTCTCCTGAACAGCTGGGCGAGTAGGGGTCGAGTAGGGGTCGGGAGGGAATGACTACGGCGACTGTAGGGGTAAGGACCAAAATGTTGTGCGGGTTGGGGAAGCCTTTGGAGATGCGCTGATCCTATGAGTGGTGTGGCTTCTGTTAGAGATTTTGTGAGCGCATTGTTTTTCACTTGCTACCGTGTCGGTGACAGAAAATGAATCATGTTCACTCATAAAAGCCCAGTTAAAGTTGCTGCACGCCGAATAACATATTGAACTTTGCACAGACGCGCGGCGGGATGAAGGAAGTGACCGTCTTAAATGCGAGTGTAACGCTGACAACTGGTCCATTAGGTAATTCAGTAGTAATTCAGcgaggccatgcagcatctctgaagaacatggattggcgacgTTTATCGTGACTCTTATTCCGACATTTCTGCATTCCCTATTCCGACATGACTGTCCTCTTGATTCCATTGTATGCCTTGGTTGTCACCTTCCCAtcagctaacaacgatctatcCTTGACGGGCGCACACTTTGATCTCtcgttcacaccttacacttccctatctctgtgtctccctctctcctgcctcTCAGTCAGAAAAagcgtctcgaccggaaacgaaaaccattccatatatccagagatgctgcctgtcgcgctgagctactccagctttttgtgtctatctacggtgtaaaccgacacctgcagttccttcctacatatatttgCATGCGGGCTTTTCAATGCCGTGTTATAATAATGAAGCAAAACGGAATCTCAGCAGTGGGCTTCAAAGTGGGTGCAGTGGcgaaaggaagggagggagagcgcGGCCTACGCAGTCAAGTGGCCAATCTCAGCTAATGGTCGCACACCTGATACATACGTGCGGGACATTTACAGCAGGACGCAGTGTCCGCTTTGGCCCCTCTGTAACGCCAAAGGAAAGGTCACATTGCTGTTTTTTTCACAGATGACGTAGTGCTTGGCACTGCATGGCCAATCGCGCCACAATCCATCATCAGAGAGCGCTGCGCAGTCTTCCTCGAAACCCCTCTGACCATGGAGTTCACCAGCCGCCCAAAATCTGAGGGAGGAAGAAGATATGAAAGGGCCATTGGATAATTGATGAATGGACAAGTTCTGTAGCAATTTTTGCGGTGGGTTGTACAGACGGCTGGGTTGAACGTTTAATAAAGGCAATGTCACCTTATTCAGTGCGGGGAACATGGAAACTCTTTGAGTGTTTCTGTAGAGACCACCATTCCTTTATGAAGCGGCTGCCAACTCGGTCCAAGACACTGGCGTGTCTCCTTTTACATCTCGCTCCCGACATTCGACTATTAGGTGTTAATtgagtaatagagtgatacagagtgaaaaCGGGCATTCCGCCTAATTTACactcaccgaccaacatgtcccagctacactagtcccatcttcacgcgcttggtccatatctctctaaacctgttctgtccaggtacctgtctaactgttgttgttttttttttaatattaggaAGTCTCtgtctcaactacgtcctctggcagattgttccttaCATCCACCACTAttggtgtgaaaaagctaccactcagatcctattaaatcttttccccttcacattaaacatatgtcctctggtgctcgattcccctactctggccaagagactctgtgcgtttacctgatctattcctctcatgattttatacgcttcTATgaagtcacccctcatcctcctccgctccaaggaatagagtcccagattACTCAACCTGTCACCAAAGCTCGGACCCGcatggcctggcaacatcctcgtaaatcttctccgtaccctctccagtttgacaacatctatcccacaacatggcgcccagaactgaacacaacactctaaatgaggcctcaccaccgtcttatacaactatacagagcgtttgacggcactggacctgtactcgctgcagtttatgAGGagggccctcattgaaacttaccgaatagtggctcgaatagatgtggagaggatgaatcCATTcaggggaaagtctaggactagaggtcgtaggctcggaattaaaggacattcctccaTAAtctatttagtcagatggtggtaaatctgtggaattctttgtcacagaaggctgtggagcccgtcaatggattttttttaaggaagggatagatgcttgattagtacgggtctcagggttatggggagatggcaggacaatgaggttaggatggagagatagatcaataaTTTTACCCTGCCAAATAGCCTCCGAACCGCCATTAAAGTTCTGTGCAGTTTCTCGTGTTGCCCTCCCGCTAATcttccgtttccacgctgtgcctaATCTCCAAACATAGGGTATTTTGGAAACACTACTTCTTCTGTCAGAaataggatctcgacccgaaacgtcgcctatccatgatatccagagatactgcccggcctactgagttaccccaacacttcGTGTATTTTTTAAGGGAATAAGGGAATTAGTGGCGATCCTTTCCTCTTAGTATAAGTAAATataaaaattacaaaaataaGTTAACTTATATTATAAGAACAAGCAAGAAAGATTATTATAAGAAAAAATTAGATGATaacaaaaacaacataaaaaGAATCTGGAGCACACTTAATAGTATTATCAGAAATGGCCCGGGGAAAACAAACTGCCCGAAGTATTTTGTTGATAAGGACAATTAAAATTATAATATGGAGGATGTAGCTAATAgctttaataatttttttgtaaatgttgGACCAGACCTGGCTAAACAAATCCCTGATCCAGGGACATCTGGAGAAACTCCTGAGAATTTATTGGAGAGAAATCCCTGCTCTATGTTTCTCATGGCAGTAGATGAAAAAGAACTGTTGGACATTGTTAAAacatataaaaacaaaatgtctaCTGATTTCAACGACATTAACATGTCGTTAGTTAAGATGGTCATTGAGGGGATTTCCAAACCTCTAACATTCATCTGTAATTTACCTTTCCAAACCGGTACTTTTCcaatcaaaatgaaaatagcaaaagtCATACCAATATACAAAACTGGGAACAAGCATCATTTCACAAACTATAGACCTGTTTCTTTACTCCCTCAATTCTCCAAAATACTAGAAAACATGTTCAACAATTGACTAGACATATTTGTAGAAAAGCATAAATTAATCACtgaaagtcaatatggattcagatCAAACAGATCAACATCACTTGCAATAATAGAATCAACTGAAGATATCACAAACGCTATTGGCAATAAACTATATGCAGCTGGGATATTTATTgatataaagaaagcatttgacacgatcaatcatgatattatattaaaaaaattagaaaggTATGGCATCAGAGGTCTAGTAATGGATTGGATAAACAGCTAtttaagtaacaggcaacagtttgtgaagcTGGGTAGCTACAGTTCTACATGTTTGGATATTGCTTGTTGTGTCccccaggggtcagtgttgggtccaAAACTATTAATCATATATATAAACGACATTTGTAATGTAtccaatgccttgaggctggtcttgtttgcagacgacacacatattttttgttctggggagaatttaaaacaactactggacaaaataacaaaataaatgggcaaactgaaaacatggtttgacaggaacaaaatatcattaaacttgagcaaaaccaaaataatgttatttggtaattgcagaacaattacacaagcaaatataaagataaacggggttgaaattgaacgagttcatgaaaataaatttcttggggttataatggatgatagaatcagctggaaatcacacattaaacatgtagaatccaaactgtcaaaaagcatttctgtattacacaaagataagcaggttctggatcacaaatcactccgcattctccactgttcactaatcttaccctatttaaattactgtgcagaagtctggggcaataactataaaagttcgctacattcattaactattctgcaaaaaaagagcaatacgtattattcacaatgtcaggtatctgggtcacactaatccattattcttacagtcaaaattattaaaattagaagatttggttgcatttaaaacagtttagggccaaaaataaaaacttaccttgaaatatacaaaaattattcaatgagcgagtagggggttataatttaagaagaatatttaattttaaggtacaaagagtctgcacgaccagaaaaacgttttgtatttcggtctgtggagtaggattgtggaatagtttgaatgtggagttaaagcaatgtccaaatatgaaccagttcaaaatgacatacaaaaaaacttttttcacaagaTACAGGGCTGAAGGGgttggttgacaaacaggggttaatgtttatttaatattttatttattatttatttatgttttttggttacttcatacatattacttgtatgtgtatatcagttgtatgtatgtatatatatatatgtctgtatgcatctctaaaaattgtctggggtattataataattaattaattaattattaaatatggaagaagggtttagggagaaggggtgagattaaataagttattcttctcactccttttcgagcttgtaaagaaaaagtgttggacatttaaattttgctttttgcttttcattgctttgcaaatattgcctggaatgtccaattgtttgactatttcgattttgttgttgttatttattcctatttatgtctttacttgttcggaacaaataaacaaataaataaataaataaataaatagtatcCATGTTCTGGCGAAAGAGGACGAGGCTTTGGGAGTAGTTATTTTCATAAGCGTTGGAGGTCAATGTGGTTTGCTGTGTGGGTGATGCCACAGTGCATAACTAGTGGGGAGATTAACGATGATGAATAGTCAATGGACTGCCTCCCAAGACGTCTATTGTATCCCGTATGGAGTCGTGCTCCCTGAAAATTACTATAGATGGATTAGCCCCTGGAATTTAAGAGATTATCCTTCACTGCCTTTGACCACAAGGTCATTAGGAATagcagtagaatttggccatttgaccCAGCTAGTCTACTcttgcattcaatcatggctgatctatataaccgtataaccatataaccatatgacaattacagtacggaaacaggccatcacggccctacaagtccgtgccgaacacttattttcccctagtcccatcgacctgcactcagaccataaccctccattcccttcccatccatatacctatccaatttatttttaaatgataaaatcgaacctacctccaccacttccactggaagctcagtccacacagctaccactctctgagtaaagaagttccccctcatgttacccctaaacgtctgtcccttaattcccttgaaaaccatggctctttccaatttttactttttcctttcaaccgaacagggacataaagattctgtactcttaatatttcctctttaaatgtcctccatttctcttctacatctttcccataaaacaaaacgtCCCAATTCACGCCTTTTACATCCTtacgcatctcatcaaagttagcctttctccaatcaaaaatctcaaccctaggtccagttctgaccctctccataattatagtgaaactaatggtattgtgatcattgGGCCTGAAGTGCTCCCCGATTCATACCTCCACCACctgtcctgtctcatttcctaacaggaggtccagcccttctctagtaggtacctctatgtattgctgcaaaaactatcctgcacacattttacaaactccaaaccatccagcccatttacagcccagtctgaaggagggtttcggcccgaaacgttgcccatttccttcgctccatagatgctgctgcacccgctgagtttctccagcttttttgtgtaccagcccatttacagaatgtgtttcccagtctatgtgtggaaaattgaaatctccctcaatcactaccttgtgcttactactaatatctgctatctccttacatatttactcttccaattctcgctccccatttggcggtctataatacacccccataagtggtgctacacctttcccacttctcagttccaccgaaatagcctccctagacgagccctctaacgtatcctgccaaagcactgctgtaatattttccctgataagcaatgcaacacctccacctcttgcccctccaattctatcagacCTCGAGCAACGAAATCcatgaatatttattttccaatcacagccctcctgcaaccatgtttcactaatcgccacaacatcatacttccaggtgtcaatccaggctcgaagcttatccacctttcttacaatgctccttgcattaaaatatacacatttaagaaacccccgcctcttattctccgtttattatctttttcttctttgtcccctagattttgggtccgggtgcttcccttctctgcctcctgcctcacactctgtctaATAGCTTTCtccatttgagtccctcccccaaaCCGTTTAGTTCTCTCTCTGCTAGCCCCATTCGCATGCCTTCTCCCGTTGACCCCTGACAcgtgtactaatcaggaatgtaGATAAACTTGctggaaaacgttgcctatttccttcgctccatagatgctgccgcacccgctgagtttcaccagcactttagtctacgttcgattttccagcatctgcagttccttcttgtactaatcaagaatctatctatctatctatgctgtaaattgtcaattgacggcctccatagcAAATAATTacatagattcaccatcctctgaataAAGATCAGCACAAATGATGAGCTGTCCTGAGAATCGCGAAGGAATGTTAAGGAGATACAAGCATGGCATGGGTGGATCGGTGTTTCGTCTGAAAGTTTATACAGTAAAAGTTAAAGTTTTACATTTTTCTCAGAAGAGGCATTGTCAATGAGTGTTCAATTCTAATGGCGGATTTTGCAACAAGAGAGATCTTCCTTCGCAGTCCTAAGGATCACCTGAAATTAACAATTaattgttcatgccattgggttgtaggcCACCAGGTGGGTTATAAGGTTTTGACATTCCGTATTTTGTTTTATCTTCAACATTCAACACCACAGATATTGAACACAACGTGCGAACGGAAAGCAACTCACTTTAAATTGAACCTATAATCGGTTCCATCTACCCAGCGCCAGTCACCTTCAGAGGCCGAATCACTCAGGCCAATCCACCGAATGACGTGACACAATTTCTCCAAAAAACGCTGTCGTGGAAAAGAAAGGATGTCAGTACATGTGGAAACAATTGCCGGTGACAGTACTTTATTACTTGTATGTACAACCCCGTGTAATAATTATCCTGCTCTATAACGCTCGATTACTTATTAACAACTAACGACATAAAACGCAGATATAGGGTGAGAGGAATATGTGTTTTGCATTTTCCATGTTTGCATATCCTGGTTAAAAAGCTGATGCCCTGAATATCAGGCAGGACTTTGACGAGGCTCGATGCTCGTGTACTGAAAGCTCTTTCTGCATTTGGAGGTTAACTCGTAGAACAGGGCCACAACCGGTCTCTaacaaccacacacacaacaagacCCGCCAACACCAAACCTCTGCTACTGGGGCTACCTCCTGTGCCTTGTTGCTCAGCCTGGTGCTTTGAATACCAGCAAAGCAGAGCAGCAAGGTTCATATGTAACAACTGCGTGTGGCAGAGTTCAGTCTCCAGCATGAGGAAGGACCTTAAACTTCATCCACCTACTACTCGTCGCAAGTTCATCAGACTGACAACATTGCACAAAATCAAGAATGCCACCATTGATGTAAAGATGGAGGAACACATCCAGTTAATTCAAGCACCTATAGGAATGTCAACTAGAAGCTACCAACCTGAATATTAGTTCATTCCGCACGGCACTTCATTAGCACTTTCTAACTCGTTTTTCTTCAAGACAGCAAGGAATTGGAATATCCTAtcagccagcatcagagatctccaaaacatcaacacataCAAAGATGCAACTACAAAAGCATCTCCATCTCGACTAGCTCGTCCCCCACCATCATAGTGCTGAGTGATGATCCACCTAGAGCTTTTTAGCCGTATTAcacccagatccagatccagatccagatatCTACCGCTATTTCATGCGATACAAAGAAACAGGTGATATTTCCATGAAAACACAAGTGGTGTGTGATTGCGCTCAGAATATCCCGCGTGTGAATACAAATTGTCCGGGTCAAACATTACTTTCATTTCTAATAGGAATAGTGCCGCGGTTTCATTGTGGATCGAAAGTATCACTTGGCAGGGAACGTTGTCTGCAGGTGTTATCACTGAGAAACTCCTACCTGTTCTTCAGCATCATTAATAACAACAAGTTGGGCGTCCGCTAATGCACAGTATCTTTTGGCCTCCTCCCAGGTGCTCTTGGTTGAGGAAAAGTGATAACATCTTTGGTTGAACCTGGTCCATTGCTCGGGACAAGAATTCACACCTGTGAAGATATTGAGGTAAATGTCAAAGGAGTCCGCTTCAGACGGGAATTATTCCGACCATATCTGTATATTCGAATCGAGGGAAAAAACCTTCACTAATCTTCCAGTTTCATTTATGGAGACAATCATCCGGCCAAAACTAGGGCCAGTTTAGATCACCGTTTTATATAATAGAAagtagtgcggcacggtggcgcagcggtagagttgctgccttacagcgctagagacccgattcgatcctgactacgggtgctgtctgtacggaggttgtacgttctccccgtgacccgcgtgtgtTTTcatcgagatcttcagtttcctcccacattccaaagaagtgcaggcttCGAGTAAATTGGCTTGGTCCCTGGTAGGTGTGGGATATTGTTAGTCTGCTGGTAGGTGCtgagacggtgggccgaagggactgtacccgcgctatatctcaaaactaCACTAAGCATTGCGGAAGGTGTGGGAAATATGGGCGAGGTTGATACCAGAACAAATGTGTCTTCACAGACCATCGTGTAGCAACGAATAACCTCATTCATTGCTATTATAGGGAGAAGGCGAAGACTGCGGAAAGATCTGTTTGGAATGATGATACTCGCTATGCTTTCTACATCCACTCTCTCTTGGCTTTTCAGTGCGATCTCCCTTATCCTAAAATCCAGAGCCcctggactctctccaatgctAACATATCCATCCTCATGTGCCGAGCTCAAAACTCCACACCATATTCcaaatgttgcttgacctgcgtCTCTTaaaccctcagcattacatccttgcttttatattctagtcccctcgAAATTAATGGCAACATGGCgattgccttccttaccaccgaCTTAACGCTCAAATTcatcttttgggaatcctgcacaagcactgccaagtcactttgcatctccgatttgtGAAACCACTTCTCACTTCAATGATCACCATACTTACTCAGCCGTGGAATGTCAGTCAGGAGTTTGTAGAGTTCGGCAATTGTCATCTCAATGTTCTCTATAACTGAAAAAGGGACAATAGTTTAGATCGTTCGGAGCCTGTTTCTCGATTAAACCTGTTCCGACGCCGGCATTACAGTTTCCTTTCATCATTCATCTGAAGTCTACGGCTTCTATAGGTTAGAGAATCTGGAAATTGGAATCGTTTTGCGATGATTCACATCGCCCTGTAAGAACATGGCAGGGCCCCAAGAACCACCAGTTGCAGTTGGAGAGAGTTCGGGTTAGCCACGGGCAGACTGGATTGCACTAAGTGGATTGACTTTAAATTGATCTGACGTGCGTTCAGCCGACTTTGTGCTTTAATTCCAAGCATTTCTCCATGATATCCCTGATATTTTCACTTTACCATTGTAAGACTTGGGTTTTTCGATACCATCTTTCATAcctaacagtttcattcccaccaTTCAATCTTACCGTGCCTGTCAATGATTCTCTGGAATGGACGCAGTTTAGATTGCGATCAGTGCAGTGAATGTTGGGCATGTCGGTCAAAGGACATGGTATGTTGATATTGAATAAGAGGTCACTGAGCAAATAGAGCTGAGAGGGTCTATTCCCAAGGCTGAAGCTCACTCTTCATACTCCCCTCATATTGGGCACATAAGCGGGGACATGGTTGCCTTTCATTCTCACGGTACTGGACAACCCAGATGCTCCGACCCAGCCCGAAGCAGCTGAAACCAATTCCATTCCACAGGAGTTCAATCACTCGCCCTTCCATGTAATCTTCCCTTCAAGGGCAACTGGTATCGTTGGTAAGAAAGGATGAGTAGCTGGGCAAGTTTCATAAccgccccacccctccccaacacaCCCCATCCCAGATAcagaagcaactgaatcatccgaccaGAACTAGAGAcaagccctgaactactatctacgtaATCGGTGATCCTTGGACAATCATTGCAGCGATTGTAATCtaggctcgattataatcatgtaataTACTTCCGCTGATTGGTTACCACGCAACAAAGGGTTTTCACTTTAGCCCCGGTACGATGACTCCTGGTGCATCTTACCCGTTTCCACCATCGCACTCACCCACAACCGACCCTCACGCCCAcatccttcttccccctctcccaattCCATCCGTCGCCCTTCTCCTACTTTCCCCCCACCCTACACACCTCACACTGGTCCCTGACTTTAGACTCCCAAGTCAGAAACGTGTATTATCTCAGAACCACTTGCCCCTGCTACAAGCCTAGATGTAACGCTTGTGGCGTAGAAACGAACACGTCACCTCCAACACCGTTCTTCCCCGCCCCAATCGACTCAAGCTCTCCCGCCACACTCTAAACATTCTGTCCCAAGATAC
This genomic interval carries:
- the LOC129716339 gene encoding asialoglycoprotein receptor 2-like; translation: MTIAELYKLLTDIPRLSVNSCPEQWTRFNQRCYHFSSTKSTWEEAKRYCALADAQLVVINDAEEQRFLEKLCHVIRWIGLSDSASEGDWRWVDGTDYRFNLKFWAAGELHGQRGFEEDCAALSDDGLWRDWPCSAKHYVICEKNSNVTFPLALQRGQSGHCVLL